One window from the genome of Alistipes sp. ZOR0009 encodes:
- a CDS encoding NAD(P)H-dependent oxidoreductase: MKSLVIYAHPNPFSLNHSIKVEVVRLLKAKGDDVKVSDLYEMEFNPVLMPEDFNLIFSGTVAEDVKVEQDKIRWADRIIVISPIWWTGFPAILKGYFDRVLTYGFAYTVDESGFGQPLKGKKSLLISTHGQPESVYHDGMYSSFVDTQDKGVFGFCGFELEQHKFFAGIMGSTEEQRKAFLASLKDIV; this comes from the coding sequence ATGAAATCACTTGTTATTTATGCTCATCCCAATCCCTTTAGCCTTAACCATTCGATTAAGGTGGAGGTGGTTCGTTTGCTTAAGGCTAAGGGCGACGACGTGAAGGTTTCCGATTTGTACGAAATGGAGTTCAATCCGGTGCTAATGCCCGAAGATTTCAACCTTATTTTTAGCGGCACTGTGGCCGAAGATGTGAAGGTTGAGCAGGATAAAATTCGTTGGGCAGATAGGATTATTGTTATCTCGCCCATTTGGTGGACGGGGTTTCCGGCAATACTAAAGGGGTACTTCGACAGGGTGCTAACCTACGGTTTCGCCTATACGGTTGACGAGAGCGGATTTGGGCAGCCCCTAAAAGGGAAGAAGTCATTGCTGATATCTACCCATGGACAGCCGGAGTCGGTATACCATGATGGCATGTACAGCTCGTTTGTGGATACGCAGGACAAGGGTGTGTTCGGCTTCTGTGGTTTTGAGCTCGAGCAGCATAAGTTTTTTGCAGGCATTATGGGATCAACCGAGGAGCAGCGAAAGGCATTTCTGGCGAGCTTAAAGGATATAGTATAA
- a CDS encoding prephenate dehydratase, with translation MTLEYESPIMVAIQGVRGAFHEIAARQALGNDIVTVECLTFRELVEATSSEQADAALMAIENSVAGGILPNYALLRNSELQIVGEVYLRIVQNLIAQPGQTLDDITEVASHPMAIQQCVDFLEQHPHMRVVESEDTALSAKKIAEKGLKGKAAIGSSLAAEIFGLEIIAPEIESNKENYTRFLILTRKNGRIHNTTSDKASICFSAKHEPGALARILNDIAECGVNLTMLHSLPKVGSKWEYVFHADLSYNNYMQYLATVKMLSESVTYFKILGEYQAGSEIF, from the coding sequence ATGACATTAGAATACGAATCGCCAATAATGGTAGCAATCCAAGGTGTTAGAGGCGCTTTTCACGAAATAGCAGCACGCCAAGCGCTAGGTAACGACATTGTCACCGTCGAGTGCCTTACGTTTAGAGAGCTCGTAGAGGCAACCTCCTCAGAGCAAGCAGATGCTGCACTTATGGCAATTGAAAACTCTGTAGCAGGAGGAATCCTCCCCAACTACGCACTTCTTCGAAATTCCGAACTTCAAATTGTCGGAGAAGTATACCTCCGTATTGTTCAAAATTTGATTGCACAACCAGGCCAAACATTAGATGATATTACAGAAGTAGCATCACACCCAATGGCAATACAGCAATGCGTTGATTTTTTGGAACAACATCCGCACATGCGCGTAGTGGAATCGGAAGATACCGCCTTAAGCGCAAAAAAGATCGCTGAAAAAGGACTTAAAGGTAAAGCGGCTATCGGCTCATCGCTTGCAGCAGAAATTTTCGGGCTAGAAATCATCGCCCCAGAAATAGAGTCCAACAAAGAAAACTATACGCGCTTCCTTATTCTTACCCGTAAAAATGGAAGAATACATAACACCACATCGGACAAAGCCAGCATTTGCTTCTCTGCCAAGCACGAACCTGGCGCACTAGCTCGGATTCTAAACGACATTGCGGAGTGCGGAGTAAACCTCACAATGCTTCACTCACTACCTAAAGTGGGTTCCAAATGGGAGTACGTATTCCATGCCGACCTGAGTTACAACAACTACATGCAGTATTTGGCCACCGTTAAAATGCTAAGCGAAAGCGTCACCTACTTCAAAATATTAGGCGAATACCAAGCAGGTTCTGAGATATTCTAA
- a CDS encoding glycoside hydrolase family 25 protein has product MRLKFSKSLLPALVALIIMPCCGSKSSDGGNEFYFDVDKTRYPVWGIDVSRHQSHINWEKVSDSGIDFVFVKATEGVTVRDPLYKNHFEELKKHQIIRGAYHFFSYKSTGKDQAKNFINTVRLDKGDLPPVLDVEFKRRMPSRKKIISEVKSWLKDVENHYGVKPIIYLDYDFYQKYLKGSISKDYVLWITDYYGEPEDWTFWQQTDRYKIPGVNTRVDRNVFVGSKRELRELLMKR; this is encoded by the coding sequence ATGAGGCTGAAGTTTTCGAAATCCCTGCTGCCAGCGCTGGTAGCATTAATTATAATGCCGTGCTGCGGCAGCAAATCAAGCGATGGTGGCAACGAGTTTTACTTTGACGTAGACAAAACCAGATACCCTGTTTGGGGAATTGACGTATCGCGCCACCAAAGCCACATTAACTGGGAAAAGGTTTCCGATTCGGGCATCGATTTTGTGTTCGTAAAGGCTACCGAAGGGGTTACCGTTCGAGATCCGCTATACAAGAATCACTTCGAGGAGCTCAAAAAGCACCAAATAATTCGTGGGGCCTACCACTTCTTCAGCTACAAATCAACCGGTAAGGATCAGGCCAAAAACTTCATCAACACCGTAAGGCTTGATAAGGGCGACCTTCCTCCAGTACTCGATGTCGAGTTCAAGCGCAGAATGCCTTCGCGCAAGAAGATCATCAGCGAGGTGAAGTCGTGGCTAAAAGATGTGGAAAACCACTACGGCGTAAAGCCCATCATTTACCTAGATTACGATTTCTACCAAAAATATTTAAAGGGGTCAATCAGCAAAGACTACGTTCTCTGGATTACCGATTACTACGGAGAACCTGAAGACTGGACCTTCTGGCAGCAAACAGACCGATACAAAATACCTGGGGTAAACACCAGAGTCGATCGCAACGTTTTTGTAGGCTCGAAAAGAGAGCTGCGAGAGCTGCTGATGAAAAGATAA
- the uvrA gene encoding excinuclease ABC subunit UvrA, producing the protein MPTHNDKTIDDALLHDEGEINVLGARVHNLRNIDVTIPRNALTVITGLSGSGKSSLAFETIYAEGQRRYLETLSAYARQFMGNMERPDVDKITGLSPVIAIEQKTTNKNPRSTVGTITEVYDFMRLLFARASIAYSKNTGEQMVRYTDDQIVDLITENMEGKKAAVLAPLVKGRKGHYKELFEQLSKKGFLYARVDGNILEIKAGMKLDRYKVHHVELVVDKLVVKQDDRKRLRESVVTAMNQGKGTIMVLDYETDATRFYSRHLMCPSTGISYNEPAPHSFSFNSPQGACPHCNGLGHVVELDVDKIIPNPKLSIRKGGIEPIGAFKNALIFWQIEAIGRKYGFTLNDPIEDISEDAMNIILYGSDETFRLSETPMGTTGYVLSFDGIIAYLSKDDDDSEKAKKKVEQFTRYTVCPQCNGTRLKEEALYFKVAEKNISELSAMDIETLLEWFLHVDPLLNSKQKAIARDILKEIRERLSFLIDVGLGYLSLSRSSGTLSGGESQRIRLATQIGSKLVNVLYILDEPSIGLHQRDNMKLITSLKQLRDSGNSVIVVEHDEDMMKEADYIVDMGPRAGVHGGDVVAAGTFETIKNADSLTGKYLRSEKKIAIPEQRRQGNGECLTIKGATGNNLKNVSVSLPLGSFICVTGVSGSGKSTLINGTLHPILSKHFYRSTKEPMPYKDLEGLKHLDKVIDVDQSPLGRTPRSNPATYTNVFGDIRKLFESTPESKIRGFKAGRFSFNVKGGRCEKCKGAGVQTIEMNFLPDVYVTCKTCNGKRYNRETLEVKYKGKTISDVLNMTIDQAAVFFEHIPSIHQKIKALKDVGLGYITLGQPSTTLSGGESQRVKLATELAKRDTGNTLYILDEPTTGLHFDDVRQLLDVLQKLVDRGNTMIVIEHNLDVIKVADYLIDMGPEGGAGGGVVVATGTPEVVAKNKKSYTGQFLKAYLK; encoded by the coding sequence ATGCCTACACACAACGATAAGACCATTGACGACGCACTCCTTCATGATGAAGGAGAAATAAATGTGCTTGGTGCGCGCGTCCATAACCTACGCAACATCGACGTAACCATACCTCGCAACGCGCTAACCGTAATTACAGGCCTCAGCGGCAGCGGTAAATCATCCTTAGCGTTCGAGACAATATATGCCGAAGGACAACGACGCTACCTCGAAACGCTATCGGCCTACGCCCGCCAATTTATGGGCAACATGGAGCGCCCTGATGTAGATAAGATAACTGGCCTTAGCCCCGTTATTGCCATCGAGCAAAAAACAACCAACAAGAATCCCCGCTCAACAGTCGGTACCATTACCGAAGTGTACGACTTTATGCGTCTTCTTTTTGCGCGTGCCTCCATTGCCTACTCCAAAAATACGGGAGAGCAAATGGTACGTTACACCGACGACCAAATTGTGGATCTCATCACCGAGAACATGGAAGGCAAAAAGGCGGCGGTGCTTGCCCCTCTGGTAAAAGGAAGAAAGGGACACTACAAGGAGCTATTTGAGCAGCTAAGTAAAAAGGGCTTTCTATACGCCCGCGTCGATGGTAATATCCTCGAAATTAAGGCGGGGATGAAGCTCGACCGCTATAAGGTTCACCATGTAGAGCTGGTGGTTGATAAGCTGGTCGTAAAACAGGACGACCGCAAGCGCCTTCGCGAATCGGTTGTTACCGCCATGAACCAAGGTAAAGGTACCATCATGGTGCTCGACTACGAAACGGATGCAACCCGTTTCTATAGCCGCCATCTGATGTGCCCATCTACCGGTATTTCCTACAACGAACCAGCCCCCCACTCCTTCTCGTTCAACTCCCCACAGGGAGCTTGCCCGCACTGTAACGGACTTGGACATGTGGTGGAACTCGACGTAGACAAGATTATTCCAAACCCCAAGCTTAGCATCCGCAAGGGAGGGATTGAGCCAATTGGAGCTTTTAAGAATGCCCTCATCTTTTGGCAGATCGAGGCTATTGGCCGCAAGTATGGCTTTACCCTAAACGATCCTATCGAAGATATTTCGGAGGATGCCATGAACATCATTCTATACGGCTCTGACGAAACATTCCGCCTATCGGAAACGCCAATGGGAACAACAGGATACGTTCTTAGCTTCGATGGTATAATTGCGTACCTGAGCAAAGACGACGACGATAGCGAAAAGGCCAAGAAAAAGGTAGAACAGTTTACCCGATATACCGTATGCCCCCAATGTAACGGCACTCGACTTAAGGAGGAGGCGCTTTACTTTAAGGTGGCAGAAAAAAACATATCAGAGCTGTCGGCCATGGATATCGAAACCCTTCTTGAATGGTTTCTCCATGTCGACCCGCTGCTAAATAGCAAGCAAAAAGCGATAGCTCGGGATATTTTAAAGGAGATTCGCGAGCGCCTAAGCTTCCTAATTGATGTTGGTTTAGGTTATCTCTCGTTAAGCCGCTCTTCGGGAACCCTTTCTGGGGGTGAGAGTCAGCGCATACGTTTGGCTACCCAGATTGGCTCTAAGCTGGTTAACGTACTCTACATTTTAGATGAACCTAGCATCGGCTTGCATCAGCGCGACAACATGAAGCTCATCACCTCGCTCAAGCAGCTACGCGATTCGGGAAACTCCGTAATTGTAGTAGAACACGACGAAGATATGATGAAGGAAGCAGACTATATTGTAGACATGGGACCTCGCGCAGGCGTTCATGGTGGAGATGTGGTTGCTGCAGGCACTTTCGAAACGATTAAAAACGCCGACTCCTTAACGGGAAAATACCTTCGCAGCGAAAAAAAGATAGCAATCCCCGAGCAACGACGCCAAGGCAACGGCGAATGCCTTACCATAAAAGGAGCAACAGGCAACAACCTGAAAAATGTGTCGGTATCCCTTCCTCTAGGAAGTTTTATCTGCGTAACGGGAGTGTCAGGAAGCGGAAAATCAACGCTTATAAACGGAACGCTACACCCCATACTCAGCAAGCATTTCTACCGATCTACAAAAGAGCCAATGCCATATAAGGATCTGGAAGGGCTTAAACATCTCGATAAGGTTATTGATGTAGATCAATCTCCGCTCGGTAGAACCCCACGATCCAACCCTGCGACCTATACCAACGTGTTCGGCGACATTAGGAAGCTATTTGAATCAACCCCAGAATCCAAGATTCGTGGATTTAAAGCGGGACGATTCTCCTTCAACGTAAAAGGAGGACGCTGCGAAAAGTGTAAGGGGGCTGGAGTACAGACTATAGAGATGAACTTTCTCCCCGATGTATACGTAACCTGCAAAACATGCAACGGAAAGCGTTACAACCGCGAAACGTTGGAGGTTAAGTATAAAGGCAAAACGATTAGCGATGTGCTAAACATGACCATCGATCAAGCTGCCGTTTTCTTCGAGCATATCCCATCCATACATCAAAAAATTAAAGCACTAAAAGATGTTGGACTTGGCTATATAACCTTAGGGCAGCCATCAACCACCCTTTCAGGAGGAGAAAGTCAGCGAGTAAAACTCGCTACCGAACTCGCCAAACGGGATACCGGTAACACCCTATATATACTAGACGAACCAACAACAGGCCTCCACTTCGACGATGTACGCCAGCTGCTGGATGTACTACAAAAGCTGGTAGACAGAGGTAATACAATGATCGTTATAGAGCATAATCTTGACGTAATCAAAGTTGCCGACTACCTTATTGATATGGGGCCTGAAGGGGGAGCCGGAGGAGGCGTAGTTGTTGCTACTGGCACTCCCGAAGTAGTTGCCAAAAACAAAAAAAGCTACACCGGACAATTCCTGAAAGCATATCTTAAATAA
- a CDS encoding lytic transglycosylase domain-containing protein has translation MRIYQIAIASALTILVSIAFACADNGTGDKKSTASISELPPIPKEMSYANEPVPLVNFDTYESLQREIMVNTFWHSQTLFNLMQASRYFPLIEPILKANNVPDDIKYITIAESSLQNVVSPAKAAGPWQILEGTAKQYGLEVNENVDERYHVEKATEAAVKYLSRAKESLGSWTLATASYNIGLTGLKRHIERQKQASYYDLLLGDETGRYIFRVLAFKLILSDPKSYGFDLTKKDLYPPLQYTQVQVDSTIEDLASFAIANKTNYKLLKLYNPWLRTNTLPKNPGKVYTIKIPKEGFRENAYTQR, from the coding sequence ATGAGAATATACCAAATTGCAATAGCCTCCGCACTTACCATTTTAGTCAGCATCGCATTTGCATGCGCTGATAACGGTACGGGAGATAAAAAAAGCACGGCCTCCATCTCAGAATTACCCCCCATCCCTAAGGAGATGAGCTACGCCAACGAGCCTGTTCCCCTTGTAAACTTCGATACCTACGAAAGCCTACAGCGCGAAATTATGGTGAACACGTTCTGGCACTCCCAGACGCTATTTAACCTGATGCAAGCCTCAAGATACTTTCCGCTTATAGAGCCAATACTCAAAGCAAACAACGTCCCCGACGACATTAAGTATATTACAATTGCCGAAAGCAGCTTGCAAAACGTGGTATCGCCAGCTAAAGCGGCAGGACCTTGGCAAATACTGGAAGGTACAGCCAAGCAGTACGGCTTAGAGGTAAACGAGAATGTCGACGAGCGCTACCATGTCGAAAAGGCAACAGAAGCCGCCGTCAAATATCTTAGCCGTGCTAAAGAATCGCTAGGAAGCTGGACATTGGCTACCGCCTCGTACAACATCGGGCTAACAGGGCTAAAGCGCCACATCGAAAGGCAGAAACAAGCATCATACTACGACCTTCTTCTTGGAGATGAAACAGGACGCTACATTTTTAGGGTGCTTGCCTTTAAGCTTATTCTTTCAGATCCTAAGTCGTACGGCTTTGATTTGACGAAAAAAGACCTGTACCCACCATTACAATACACCCAGGTTCAGGTTGACTCTACTATCGAAGATTTAGCTAGTTTTGCCATCGCAAACAAAACCAACTATAAGCTGTTAAAGCTCTACAACCCATGGTTGAGAACTAATACCCTACCTAAAAACCCAGGAAAGGTGTACACTATTAAAATTCCAAAGGAAGGTTTTAGAGAGAATGCCTACACACAACGATAA
- a CDS encoding penicillin-binding protein 1A has translation MKITKERLLELLIWLKDFVKKVVSLIKGQFKKAKSYNWYQKILFYIGVVLVSIFLFAFIIDINLFWLFGRSPRISDLMNPNMNVASELYSQDGQLIGKYFVENRTPVGYKDLPPALVNALVATEDARFYDHIGVDFRGTVSALYSTARGDRRGGSTITQQLVKNLFKTRDDYSRGLLGYVPGVKVALYKIKEWITSLKIELFYDKQEILTMYFNTVTFGSNSHGIKTAAATFFSKKPRLLKPEEAALLVGILKAPTYYSPVRKPERALARRNVVLEQMEKYGYITKAVCDSLKKLPLVLAYNPYENIDGNASYIRDAVSSYLKAWLKENEIDLYEDGLKIYTTIDPTLQQYAEEAVAQQMKLLQRRFTWHWEGRNPWADDRGVEIPNFIEDAAKQTSRYSALSIKFKGNKDSIYYHLNKPNRIKVFTWDGVKDTTFSPMDSLRYYKKFLHTGFMSMDPNTGYIKTWVGGINYPFFKYDHVKQSRRQPGSLFKAYVYTAAMDAGMGPCDKMVDRSITVNYVEKGQPKSWTPKNADGHFTGSEVTLKYAFAKSINSIAVQLTQQVGWDKVIEYAHKMGITTPLASVPSVSLGSSDVSLYEMVDSYAPMINGGYAVKPILVTKIVDRKGHVIYEAAPEKKRVINEYTAFYMLEMLKAGLTEPRATTQALFEYDLFKSNTEFGGKTGTSSNQSDGWFIGISPNLVSGCWVGAESRAVHFRTTDTGEGCKTALPVYGLFMEKVMKDARYPQYQGKFEKPKGKIAKMYTCHTRYVPQRDSLDGLLDNELHLDDNQDGAATPPNDEFFN, from the coding sequence ATGAAGATTACAAAGGAGCGTTTGTTAGAGCTGCTCATTTGGCTGAAAGATTTTGTAAAAAAGGTCGTTAGCCTAATTAAAGGACAATTCAAAAAGGCAAAGTCCTACAACTGGTACCAGAAAATCCTATTTTATATAGGTGTCGTTCTGGTTTCCATTTTCCTATTTGCATTTATAATTGACATCAATCTCTTTTGGCTATTCGGTCGTTCGCCCAGAATTTCGGATCTGATGAACCCCAACATGAACGTGGCCTCGGAGCTATACTCCCAAGATGGCCAGCTTATTGGGAAGTACTTTGTCGAAAATAGAACGCCTGTTGGCTATAAGGATTTACCTCCTGCATTGGTTAACGCCCTTGTGGCTACCGAGGATGCTCGCTTTTACGATCATATCGGGGTCGATTTTAGAGGTACCGTCAGCGCCCTATACTCCACCGCACGTGGCGATAGGCGAGGAGGGAGCACCATCACCCAGCAGCTGGTTAAGAACCTATTCAAAACCAGAGACGACTACTCTCGTGGGCTGCTAGGATATGTTCCGGGAGTAAAGGTTGCCCTATATAAGATAAAGGAGTGGATTACCTCGTTGAAGATTGAGCTCTTTTACGATAAGCAGGAGATCCTTACCATGTACTTCAATACGGTAACCTTTGGTAGCAACTCGCACGGGATAAAAACGGCGGCAGCCACCTTCTTCTCCAAGAAGCCGCGCCTGCTGAAGCCCGAAGAGGCGGCCCTTTTGGTGGGCATCCTTAAGGCTCCCACCTACTATAGCCCCGTTCGTAAGCCCGAGCGCGCCTTGGCTCGCCGTAACGTGGTGCTCGAGCAGATGGAAAAGTACGGGTATATTACCAAGGCCGTGTGCGACTCGCTAAAGAAGCTGCCGCTGGTGCTTGCCTATAACCCCTACGAAAACATCGACGGCAACGCCTCGTACATTCGCGATGCGGTGAGCAGCTACCTAAAGGCGTGGCTTAAGGAGAACGAAATAGACCTGTACGAAGACGGGTTGAAAATCTATACAACCATCGATCCTACCCTGCAGCAGTATGCCGAGGAGGCGGTGGCGCAGCAAATGAAGCTGCTGCAGCGTCGTTTTACATGGCACTGGGAGGGACGCAACCCTTGGGCCGACGATAGGGGCGTGGAGATTCCTAACTTTATAGAGGATGCTGCCAAGCAAACCTCGCGCTACTCTGCTCTATCCATTAAGTTTAAAGGAAACAAAGATTCGATATACTACCATCTTAATAAGCCCAATAGAATAAAGGTGTTTACTTGGGATGGCGTTAAGGATACCACCTTTAGCCCAATGGACTCGTTGCGCTACTACAAGAAATTCCTGCATACAGGCTTTATGTCGATGGATCCGAATACGGGTTACATTAAAACGTGGGTGGGCGGTATCAACTATCCATTCTTTAAGTACGACCACGTAAAGCAGTCGAGGCGTCAGCCAGGCTCGCTATTTAAGGCCTACGTGTACACCGCCGCTATGGATGCTGGTATGGGCCCTTGCGACAAGATGGTGGATAGATCCATCACCGTAAACTACGTGGAGAAGGGGCAACCCAAATCGTGGACACCCAAAAATGCCGACGGCCACTTTACGGGTAGCGAGGTGACGCTGAAGTATGCCTTCGCCAAATCGATCAACTCCATAGCCGTACAGCTAACCCAGCAGGTGGGTTGGGATAAGGTGATTGAGTATGCCCACAAAATGGGAATCACCACACCGCTGGCTAGCGTTCCATCCGTATCGTTAGGATCGAGCGATGTTTCGCTATACGAAATGGTAGACTCGTACGCCCCGATGATTAATGGAGGATACGCCGTTAAGCCGATTCTTGTAACAAAAATAGTAGACCGTAAGGGGCATGTCATTTATGAGGCTGCTCCCGAAAAGAAGCGGGTTATCAACGAGTACACCGCATTTTACATGCTCGAGATGCTGAAGGCTGGGCTAACCGAGCCTCGTGCTACCACCCAAGCGCTTTTCGAGTACGACCTATTTAAGTCGAACACCGAATTTGGTGGCAAGACGGGTACCTCGTCCAACCAATCGGACGGATGGTTTATCGGGATATCGCCCAACCTGGTATCTGGCTGCTGGGTAGGTGCCGAGTCGCGTGCGGTTCACTTCCGAACTACCGATACCGGCGAAGGCTGTAAAACGGCTCTCCCTGTTTACGGGCTCTTTATGGAGAAGGTGATGAAGGATGCGCGCTACCCTCAGTATCAAGGCAAGTTCGAGAAACCCAAGGGGAAGATTGCCAAGATGTATACCTGCCATACCCGATATGTTCCGCAGAGGGACTCGCTGGATGGGCTGCTCGATAACGAGCTCCACCTCGACGACAATCAGGATGGCGCAGCCACTCCACCTAACGACGAATTCTTTAACTAG